From one bacterium genomic stretch:
- a CDS encoding ribbon-helix-helix protein, CopG family has translation MSKAKITISMDREYVNELMRIAMQRHITRSHVIEEAFKLWKREQMEAALRDGYKTMAKSDKKTAEQNIRLAKELPYD, from the coding sequence ATGTCCAAGGCGAAAATCACGATCAGCATGGATAGAGAATATGTGAATGAATTAATGCGGATCGCCATGCAAAGACATATTACCCGGAGTCATGTCATTGAAGAAGCATTCAAATTATGGAAGAGAGAGCAGATGGAAGCGGCCCTGCGGGATGGCTATAAGACAATGGCCAAAAGCGACAAGAAGACGGCGGAACAAAACATCAGACTCGCGAAAGAGCTGCCATATGACTAA
- a CDS encoding type II toxin-antitoxin system PemK/MazF family toxin, translated as MTKDFPRRGEIWLVNFNPGRGSEQKGIRPALIIQNDIGNQHAATTIVAAITSAIKIYPVTVHLPVKSVGLSKASMVNLAQLLTIDKLRLMKRIGNLPAELTGQVNEALKISLGI; from the coding sequence ATGACTAAGGATTTTCCGAGACGCGGCGAAATCTGGTTGGTAAATTTCAATCCCGGCCGGGGTAGCGAGCAGAAGGGCATTAGACCGGCGCTCATCATCCAGAATGATATTGGCAATCAACATGCGGCCACGACGATTGTGGCGGCGATAACGTCCGCAATTAAGATCTATCCAGTTACAGTTCACTTGCCCGTAAAGAGTGTCGGTTTGTCAAAAGCTTCAATGGTGAATCTTGCCCAATTGCTGACGATCGATAAATTACGGCTTATGAAACGAATCGGTAACTTACCGGCTGAATTGACGGGCCAGGTAAATGAGGCTTTAAAAATAAGCCTCGGAATATAG